Proteins encoded within one genomic window of Lactococcus garvieae:
- a CDS encoding sensor histidine kinase — MTIKNRFITTYISAIAVTLISIFLIFSVVSYSTLGQVPSLKTIYSILTTKHPFTEEERESFLDMQKFVKNSPDLLEPPLHDETKKVIQDIESKNLNIVIRKGNEITYHSHTLRTSSLYVHIPEYDESNLDSAGTVDNNGRFYNYIKYNFMYKDGTYGDFMILKRQNNLFEFFIRWGIWMILFIFILALLIFWFISKRLSKTVINPLINLEKDARYLVNQNGELTENPFSDSTKGAKEVEQLKESLYQMWSDLQESRKVQKKYEENRKELMANISHDLKTPITSILGYVEGLQENIANTPEKRENYLETIHEKSLILNELIDELFLYSKLDIDSLNLNYSKINFISYLQKYVDELSWTDDVRVMTHFPEKDIYVMLDVSYFDRVMQNLIQNSLKFRSSAHDLQLTFTLTQTTKGIKFTFEDNGIGIADEDIPHVFDRLYRSDKSRSSQIKGSGLGLSIVKQIIEQHKGSIHVESTLSKGTRFIIILPEI; from the coding sequence ATGACCATAAAAAATCGATTTATCACGACCTATATAAGTGCCATAGCAGTAACATTAATTTCTATATTTTTAATCTTTTCTGTTGTTTCTTACAGTACCTTAGGTCAAGTCCCTTCTCTCAAAACAATATACAGCATACTGACTACGAAGCATCCTTTTACCGAGGAAGAAAGAGAAAGTTTCCTTGACATGCAAAAGTTTGTCAAAAATTCTCCTGATTTACTTGAACCCCCTCTCCATGACGAAACAAAAAAAGTAATCCAAGATATTGAAAGTAAAAACTTAAATATCGTTATTCGAAAGGGTAACGAAATAACATATCATTCTCACACCTTAAGAACTTCTTCTCTCTATGTTCATATTCCTGAATACGATGAAAGTAATCTCGACTCGGCAGGAACCGTTGATAATAATGGTCGCTTTTACAATTATATTAAATATAATTTCATGTATAAGGACGGTACATACGGTGATTTTATGATTTTGAAAAGACAAAATAACTTATTTGAATTCTTTATTCGCTGGGGTATATGGATGATTTTGTTTATTTTTATCTTAGCACTCCTTATTTTCTGGTTCATCAGCAAACGTCTCTCGAAAACAGTTATAAATCCTCTGATTAATCTCGAAAAAGATGCACGCTATCTTGTGAATCAAAACGGTGAGCTAACAGAAAATCCCTTCTCTGATTCAACCAAAGGGGCAAAAGAAGTCGAACAACTAAAAGAAAGTCTCTATCAGATGTGGAGCGACTTACAAGAGTCTCGAAAAGTGCAAAAAAAATATGAAGAGAATCGCAAAGAATTGATGGCCAATATCTCCCATGATTTAAAGACTCCAATCACGTCCATCCTCGGTTATGTAGAAGGCCTGCAGGAAAATATTGCAAATACACCCGAAAAAAGAGAGAACTATTTAGAAACAATCCATGAAAAAAGCCTCATCTTGAATGAATTAATCGATGAACTCTTCTTGTATTCCAAGCTAGATATTGACAGTCTCAACTTAAATTATAGTAAAATTAATTTTATATCCTACTTGCAGAAATATGTAGATGAACTTTCATGGACCGATGATGTCCGGGTGATGACACATTTTCCTGAAAAGGACATCTATGTTATGCTTGATGTCTCTTACTTTGATCGGGTCATGCAAAACTTGATACAAAATAGTCTAAAGTTCCGCAGTAGCGCCCATGATTTACAACTTACTTTCACTCTTACTCAGACTACTAAGGGTATCAAATTTACTTTTGAAGACAATGGCATCGGCATAGCGGATGAAGATATTCCTCATGTTTTTGATCGCTTATACCGCTCGGACAAGTCAAGAAGCTCTCAAATCAAGGGCAGTGGTTTAGGCTTGAGTATTGTAAAACAAATTATTGAACAGCATAAAGGATCAATTCATGTAGAAAGTACCTTAAGCAAAGGAACACGGTTTATTATTATACTGCCAGAAATATGA
- a CDS encoding VOC family protein: MNTEIEKQNILGGVHHVTAITSSAQKNYDFFTNILGLRLAKLTVNQDDYETYHLYFTGEDGKSPNMTFFDFKDIPKGMHGANNIERASFRVPSDESLAYWAERFEKAHVKHGEVNVKFGKKTLEFEDFDGQKYQLISDQENTGDEALDRSWVLSNVAPEHGIIGMGPVFVKVTDTYNLRTILETVFGFRYAGQENKLHLFEVANGGNGAALIIEEAEENERFAYQGYGTIHHLALGTTNPDTLKYWIDRIQAFRLPHSGLVDRFYFSSEYVRVAPGVLFEIATYTPGIGALDMAESGEGAVDSYEEALITSGFWIDETKEEAGKDLSLPPHLFPEDEAVKARTAASLRPLDTSDTMRDRRQDELWTVEKVVERKEGESLEGFEKRYIGQA; this comes from the coding sequence ATGAATACAGAAATCGAAAAACAAAACATCCTTGGCGGTGTCCACCACGTTACAGCAATCACATCAAGTGCTCAAAAGAATTATGACTTCTTTACGAATATCTTAGGTCTTCGCTTGGCTAAATTAACAGTCAATCAAGATGATTATGAGACTTATCACCTTTACTTCACAGGGGAAGATGGGAAGAGTCCAAATATGACTTTCTTTGACTTTAAAGATATTCCAAAAGGCATGCATGGAGCAAATAATATCGAACGTGCGTCATTCCGAGTGCCTTCTGATGAGTCACTCGCCTATTGGGCTGAACGTTTTGAAAAAGCACATGTCAAACATGGTGAGGTTAATGTAAAATTTGGCAAGAAGACTTTGGAGTTTGAAGATTTTGATGGTCAAAAATATCAGTTGATTTCTGATCAAGAAAATACTGGGGATGAAGCACTTGACCGTTCATGGGTTCTCTCTAATGTTGCGCCTGAACATGGCATTATTGGGATGGGACCAGTTTTTGTAAAAGTAACGGATACTTATAACCTTCGTACGATTTTGGAAACGGTCTTTGGTTTCCGTTATGCTGGTCAAGAAAATAAATTGCATCTTTTCGAAGTTGCAAATGGAGGCAATGGTGCCGCCTTGATTATTGAAGAAGCGGAAGAGAACGAACGTTTTGCTTATCAAGGTTATGGTACGATTCACCATCTGGCTTTGGGCACGACAAATCCTGATACTTTGAAATACTGGATTGACCGTATTCAAGCTTTCCGTTTGCCTCACTCAGGCTTAGTTGATCGTTTCTATTTTTCAAGTGAATATGTACGTGTAGCACCAGGGGTTCTCTTTGAGATTGCTACATATACGCCAGGTATTGGCGCTCTTGATATGGCAGAGTCTGGTGAAGGCGCTGTTGACAGTTATGAAGAAGCTTTGATTACTTCAGGTTTCTGGATTGATGAAACAAAAGAAGAAGCGGGTAAAGATTTAAGCTTACCTCCACATCTTTTCCCAGAAGATGAGGCGGTTAAAGCACGTACAGCAGCGAGCTTACGTCCGCTAGATACTTCAGATACGATGCGTGACCGTCGTCAAGATGAATTATGGACCGTCGAAAAAGTTGTTGAACGCAAAGAAGGAGAAAGCCTAGAAGGTTTTGAAAAACGCTACATTGGCCAAGCGTAA
- a CDS encoding response regulator transcription factor codes for MKDRILIIEDDFSIANLQKDYLEINDMEAVIETDGRAGLEAALNLDFDMILVDVMLPGINGFDICKAIREEKQTPIMIVSAKKEDIDKIRGLGLGANDYMIKPFSPNELVARVKAHIHNYKLLKPEASQDTISHTNLSINKSSHKVYVFEKEIVMTKKEFQLLLFLMEHPNRVWSKESLFEQIWDMDIFDTDVATVVVHVKRIREKLKKAGLATIPIETVWGVGYRFNL; via the coding sequence ATGAAAGATAGAATATTGATTATTGAAGATGACTTCAGTATTGCCAACTTGCAAAAAGATTATTTAGAAATCAATGATATGGAAGCTGTTATCGAAACGGATGGACGAGCGGGTTTAGAAGCTGCTCTAAATCTTGATTTTGATATGATTTTGGTGGATGTCATGTTACCCGGCATTAATGGCTTTGACATCTGTAAAGCTATTCGTGAAGAAAAGCAAACTCCGATTATGATTGTCTCAGCAAAGAAGGAAGATATCGATAAAATTCGTGGTCTGGGCTTAGGAGCAAACGATTATATGATTAAACCCTTCAGTCCTAACGAACTGGTGGCGCGCGTGAAAGCGCACATTCATAACTATAAACTTTTGAAACCTGAAGCTTCTCAAGACACTATTAGCCACACCAATCTTTCAATCAACAAATCCTCCCATAAAGTATATGTGTTTGAAAAAGAAATAGTCATGACTAAAAAGGAATTTCAATTGCTTCTTTTTCTGATGGAGCATCCCAATCGTGTCTGGAGTAAGGAAAGCCTGTTTGAACAAATCTGGGACATGGATATTTTCGATACAGATGTAGCTACTGTAGTCGTACATGTAAAAAGAATCAGAGAAAAGCTCAAAAAAGCAGGATTAGCTACCATACCTATCGAGACCGTCTGGGGTGTCGGCTATCGCTTTAATCTTTAA
- a CDS encoding DUF4822 domain-containing protein produces the protein MKIQKIVLLSSVLALGVLADDYLSQEVVQANHVSQLASNPKQHTSLGEHYEKTLSQTNWQGTRVYDARGNDLTAENSNFIGLAKYDSKTGFYEFFDKTTGKTRGDEGTFFVTNDGAKRVLISSTQNYQAVVDITELNSRKFTYKRMGVDKKGQAVEVYVEHVPYKAKNLKFTHGREKLKTQTGKIDKSRPGSQILGKTLWNGTVVLDEKGNDVTKENQMFISLAKFDAKTSRYEFFDKSTGVTRGDFGYFDVIFKNKIRSHVSIGQNKYGAVLEITELNSKKFTYKRMGKDAAGKDIVVYVEHEPYKGTLQPGFTF, from the coding sequence ATGAAAATTCAAAAAATAGTTTTACTTTCATCCGTGTTAGCCCTTGGCGTTCTTGCAGATGACTATCTGTCTCAGGAAGTGGTACAAGCCAATCATGTCTCACAACTTGCATCAAACCCGAAACAGCACACAAGTCTGGGGGAGCACTACGAAAAAACTTTGTCACAGACAAACTGGCAAGGGACGAGAGTTTATGATGCGCGTGGCAATGACTTAACCGCAGAAAACAGCAATTTCATTGGGCTTGCGAAGTACGACAGCAAGACAGGCTTTTATGAATTCTTTGACAAAACTACCGGCAAAACCCGAGGAGATGAAGGGACATTCTTTGTCACAAACGATGGTGCGAAACGTGTCTTGATCTCTTCGACTCAAAATTATCAAGCAGTCGTGGATATCACCGAATTAAACTCTCGTAAGTTTACTTATAAACGCATGGGTGTAGATAAAAAGGGGCAAGCGGTTGAAGTTTATGTTGAGCATGTACCTTATAAAGCTAAAAATCTGAAATTTACGCATGGACGTGAAAAATTAAAAACGCAAACAGGAAAAATCGACAAATCCCGCCCTGGCAGCCAGATTCTAGGAAAAACTCTCTGGAATGGAACAGTTGTGCTTGATGAAAAAGGTAATGATGTGACCAAAGAAAATCAAATGTTTATTAGTTTAGCAAAATTTGATGCTAAAACCAGTAGATATGAATTCTTTGATAAAAGCACAGGGGTTACGCGTGGTGATTTTGGATACTTTGATGTTATCTTCAAAAATAAAATAAGAAGCCATGTATCTATCGGACAAAATAAATATGGAGCCGTTCTAGAGATTACAGAGCTTAATTCGAAGAAATTTACATATAAACGCATGGGTAAAGATGCAGCAGGGAAGGATATTGTTGTTTACGTGGAACATGAACCTTACAAGGGTACTTTACAACCTGGATTCACCTTTTAA
- a CDS encoding alpha/beta hydrolase has product MTNYIFKAGDESLAPVLVLHSTGGDEHQLVPLAEDLFPHHPILSIRGRVSEQGVNRYFRLKGQGFTKENFDLESLEKESQWLVQEVQRLGAQHHLDLSKLIVIGYSNGANVALYMQLKGLIQFDKVLAFHAMQLTEVDEPALADDSKVFLTHADNDPLVSRQNLKELSSDLEKTECELEIFKANFGHQLSNEELLAAKKWLAV; this is encoded by the coding sequence ATGACAAACTATATTTTTAAGGCAGGAGACGAAAGTCTTGCTCCCGTGTTAGTTTTGCACAGTACAGGTGGCGATGAACATCAGTTGGTTCCACTTGCAGAAGATTTATTTCCTCATCATCCTATTTTGTCTATACGTGGGCGAGTGAGTGAGCAAGGGGTAAATCGCTATTTTAGGCTCAAAGGACAAGGTTTTACAAAAGAAAACTTTGATTTGGAGTCTTTGGAAAAAGAGTCACAGTGGTTAGTGCAAGAAGTTCAACGCTTAGGTGCACAACATCATCTCGATCTTTCAAAGCTTATTGTGATAGGTTATTCTAACGGTGCCAATGTCGCGCTCTATATGCAGCTCAAGGGTCTGATTCAGTTTGACAAAGTTTTGGCTTTCCATGCCATGCAACTGACCGAAGTAGATGAGCCTGCTCTTGCTGATGACAGTAAAGTCTTTCTGACACATGCGGACAATGACCCTCTTGTGAGTCGCCAAAATCTTAAAGAGCTTTCTTCCGACTTAGAAAAAACCGAATGTGAGCTTGAAATTTTTAAAGCCAACTTTGGCCACCAGTTAAGCAATGAAGAACTTTTGGCAGCAAAAAAATGGTTAGCAGTATGA
- a CDS encoding DUF2798 domain-containing protein: MPKNFKEELVFTGLIAGMMVFVMTMYNVFKADGINTESWLNVAKGFPFALLVAVLLDLIIVGPVAKKIVFSYIKKNNLQPSPAQIGIFISIAMILGMVTFMSLFGILMEGLPETNGLLMLYGKTWLLNILFALPLQLLLVGPSSRFIFAKIYN; encoded by the coding sequence ATGCCTAAAAATTTTAAAGAAGAACTTGTCTTTACAGGTTTAATCGCCGGAATGATGGTCTTTGTCATGACCATGTATAATGTTTTTAAAGCCGACGGAATAAATACCGAAAGTTGGCTCAACGTTGCCAAAGGCTTTCCTTTTGCCTTGCTGGTAGCTGTTTTGCTTGACTTGATTATCGTTGGCCCTGTGGCCAAAAAAATTGTTTTTTCTTACATCAAAAAAAATAACTTGCAGCCTTCACCCGCTCAAATCGGAATTTTTATTTCCATAGCCATGATTCTTGGTATGGTCACATTCATGTCTTTATTTGGTATCCTCATGGAAGGATTACCTGAAACGAATGGTTTGTTGATGCTTTATGGAAAAACATGGTTATTGAACATCCTGTTTGCCCTCCCACTACAACTCCTCTTGGTTGGACCAAGTTCACGGTTTATTTTTGCAAAGATTTATAATTAA
- the secG gene encoding preprotein translocase subunit SecG, producing the protein MDKVIYDVLLVAMLVISAILVISILMQPSKQDGAADAFSGGSGELFERRKARGFEAVMQRFTAITIGIWLVLGFILVVLSTK; encoded by the coding sequence ATGGATAAAGTAATTTATGACGTTTTACTCGTCGCTATGTTGGTTATTTCTGCAATTTTAGTTATTTCGATTTTGATGCAGCCTTCAAAACAAGATGGTGCAGCTGACGCGTTTTCAGGTGGTTCGGGTGAACTTTTTGAACGACGTAAAGCCCGTGGTTTTGAAGCAGTAATGCAAAGATTTACAGCTATAACTATCGGAATTTGGTTAGTTCTTGGCTTTATTTTAGTTGTTTTATCAACAAAGTAA